The proteins below are encoded in one region of Enhydrobacter sp.:
- the murC gene encoding UDP-N-acetylmuramate--L-alanine ligase, with the protein MRALPLDIGLIHFVGIGGIGMSGIAEVLHNLGYKVQGSDVAEGANTRRLAELGIRVAIGHRADNLGNAQVVVVSSAVKKDNPEVLAARARLVPVVRRAEMLGELMRLKWSIAVGGTHGKTTTTSMVASMLDAGGLDPTVINGGIINAYGTNARIGAGDWMVVESDESDGSFLRLPATIAIVTNVDPEHLDHYGTFDALRDAFVRFVENLPFYGFAVLCADHPEVQALIPRIADRRIVTYGLGVNADVRGTNLRLDRTGADFDVLIANRVTNESRSIEGLRLPMFGQHNVQNALAAIAVAQEMGLPDEVIRRALGSFSGVKRRFTRTGEAHGITVIDDYGHHPVEIAAVLRAARQAYGGSGRVIAVMQPHRYTRLASLRDEFATCFADADTVIIADVYAAGEMPIAGVNRDMLVSLVRRAGHREVMPLDAPGDLPALVWQIARPGDVVVCLGAGNITSWAHALPGQLRQIAAEQAGPRAIANDPGPFNSGSAA; encoded by the coding sequence ATGAGGGCGCTGCCGCTCGATATCGGTCTCATTCATTTCGTCGGCATCGGCGGCATCGGCATGTCGGGCATCGCCGAGGTGCTGCACAACCTCGGCTACAAGGTGCAGGGCAGCGACGTGGCCGAGGGCGCCAACACGCGCCGGCTGGCCGAGCTCGGCATCAGGGTCGCGATCGGCCATCGTGCCGACAATCTCGGCAACGCCCAGGTCGTGGTGGTCTCGAGCGCGGTCAAGAAGGACAATCCCGAGGTGCTGGCGGCGCGGGCGCGGCTGGTGCCGGTGGTGCGGCGCGCCGAGATGCTGGGCGAGCTGATGCGGCTCAAATGGTCGATCGCGGTCGGCGGCACGCACGGCAAGACCACGACCACCTCGATGGTCGCCTCGATGCTCGACGCCGGCGGGCTCGATCCGACCGTGATCAACGGCGGCATCATCAACGCCTACGGCACCAACGCCCGCATCGGCGCCGGCGACTGGATGGTGGTCGAATCCGACGAGTCGGACGGCTCGTTCCTGCGCCTGCCCGCCACCATCGCCATCGTCACCAACGTCGATCCCGAGCATCTCGACCACTACGGCACCTTCGACGCGCTGCGCGACGCCTTCGTGCGCTTCGTCGAGAACCTGCCGTTCTACGGCTTCGCCGTGCTGTGCGCCGACCATCCCGAGGTGCAGGCGCTGATCCCGCGCATCGCCGACCGGCGGATCGTCACCTACGGCCTTGGCGTCAATGCCGACGTGCGCGGGACGAACCTGCGGCTCGATCGCACCGGGGCGGACTTCGACGTGCTGATCGCCAACCGCGTCACCAACGAATCGCGCTCGATCGAGGGGCTCAGGCTGCCGATGTTCGGGCAGCACAACGTGCAGAACGCGCTCGCCGCCATCGCGGTGGCGCAGGAGATGGGGCTGCCCGACGAGGTGATCCGCCGCGCGCTGGGCTCGTTCTCGGGCGTCAAGCGGCGCTTCACCCGGACAGGCGAGGCGCACGGCATCACCGTGATCGACGACTACGGCCACCATCCGGTGGAGATCGCCGCCGTCCTGCGCGCGGCGCGCCAGGCCTATGGCGGCTCGGGCCGCGTGATCGCGGTGATGCAGCCGCACCGCTACACGCGGCTCGCCTCGCTGCGCGACGAGTTCGCGACCTGCTTCGCCGATGCCGACACCGTGATCATCGCCGACGTCTATGCCGCCGGCGAGATGCCGATCGCCGGTGTCAACCGCGACATGCTGGTGAGCCTCGTGAGACGCGCCGGCCATCGCGAGGTCATGCCGCTCGACGCGCCGGGCGACCTGCCGGCGCTCGTCTGGCAGATCGCGCGGCCGGGCGACGTGGTGGTGTGCCTGGGTGCCGGCAACATCACCTCGTGGGCGCACGCCCTGCCGGGCCAGCTCCGCCAGATCGCGGCCGAGCAGGCGGGCCCGCGCGCCATCGCCAACGATCCGGGCCCCTTCAACAGCGGGTCGGCGGCATGA
- the murG gene encoding undecaprenyldiphospho-muramoylpentapeptide beta-N-acetylglucosaminyltransferase, with translation MAGPRPVVLATGGTGGHVFPAEALAGELEARGVPFALVTDARGRQWQGALAHRPIHYIHSASPSGSLSARLVALLLLGAGLFDAWRALGRIGPSAVVGFGGYASVPTMLAARLRRMPAMLHEQNAVLGKANRLVLGGAVRVATSFARTRHLAAGDARTRLVGNPVREPVRALRGATYRAPGPGRVVDILIFGGSQGAASFSQVVPEAILSLPPELRARLRLVQQCRPEDIEGVRRLYAQARIVADLAPFFPDLPQRLASAHLVIGRSGASTVAELAAIGRPSILIPYPYAADDHQMANARAFEAAGACIVIPQADFIPATLAAQLAALVAAPHRLDEMARAAHAAGRPDAAARLADVVGELISPTLTPSGVVV, from the coding sequence ATGGCGGGACCGCGCCCCGTCGTCCTCGCGACCGGCGGCACCGGCGGGCACGTGTTCCCGGCCGAGGCGCTGGCCGGCGAGCTCGAGGCGCGCGGCGTGCCGTTCGCGCTGGTGACCGACGCGCGCGGCCGGCAGTGGCAGGGCGCGCTGGCGCACCGGCCGATCCACTATATCCACTCGGCGAGCCCCAGCGGCTCGCTGAGCGCGCGCCTGGTTGCATTGCTGCTGCTGGGCGCCGGGCTGTTCGATGCCTGGCGGGCGCTCGGCCGCATCGGTCCGTCGGCGGTCGTGGGCTTCGGCGGCTACGCCTCGGTGCCGACCATGCTGGCCGCCCGGCTGCGCCGCATGCCGGCGATGCTGCACGAGCAGAACGCGGTGCTGGGCAAGGCCAACCGGCTGGTGCTGGGCGGCGCGGTGCGCGTGGCGACCTCCTTCGCGCGCACCCGCCATCTGGCCGCCGGCGATGCCCGCACGCGCCTCGTCGGCAATCCGGTGCGCGAGCCGGTGCGGGCGCTCAGGGGCGCGACCTACCGCGCGCCCGGGCCGGGGCGGGTGGTCGACATCCTGATCTTCGGCGGCAGCCAGGGCGCCGCCTCGTTCAGCCAGGTCGTGCCCGAGGCGATCCTGTCCCTGCCGCCCGAGCTGCGCGCGAGACTGAGGCTCGTCCAGCAGTGCCGGCCCGAGGATATCGAAGGCGTGCGCCGGCTCTACGCGCAGGCGCGCATCGTCGCCGATCTCGCGCCCTTCTTTCCCGACCTGCCGCAGCGCCTCGCCTCGGCGCATCTGGTGATCGGCCGTTCCGGCGCCTCGACCGTGGCCGAGCTGGCCGCCATCGGCCGGCCCTCGATCCTGATCCCCTATCCTTACGCCGCCGACGACCACCAGATGGCCAATGCCCGCGCTTTCGAGGCCGCCGGCGCCTGCATCGTGATCCCGCAGGCCGACTTCATCCCGGCCACGCTCGCCGCGCAGCTCGCCGCGCTCGTTGCGGCGCCGCACCGCCTCGACGAGATGGCGCGCGCCGCGCATGCTGCCGGCCGGCCGGATGCCGCGGCACGGCTGGCCGACGTCGTCGGCGAGCTGATCTCTCCCACCCTTACGCCGTCAGGAGTCGTCGTATGA